One genomic window of Alphaproteobacteria bacterium includes the following:
- a CDS encoding GAF domain-containing protein — translation MGNSDDAQAASKGHKNKIDQDKYVESVFRLIEVVQDLSHARNLSAVINIIRSAARDLTGADGATFVLRDGDECYYAEENAISPLWKGRRFPLSACISGWVMLNSQVAVIEDIYADPRIPHDAYRPTFVKSLVMVPIRRSAPLGAIGNYWAQQRKPTEQEVALLQALADSASMSFENANLYAQLQEKLRFPADIEPTPNNGSEIRQ, via the coding sequence ATGGGTAATTCCGACGATGCCCAGGCCGCATCGAAAGGACATAAAAATAAGATCGATCAGGACAAATATGTCGAATCTGTTTTTCGGCTGATTGAGGTTGTCCAGGATTTATCGCATGCGCGCAATTTAAGCGCGGTGATCAATATTATCCGTTCCGCCGCCCGTGATTTAACCGGTGCCGATGGCGCGACGTTCGTATTGCGGGATGGCGACGAATGTTATTATGCCGAAGAAAATGCCATCAGCCCCTTATGGAAAGGCCGACGTTTCCCGCTAAGCGCATGCATTAGCGGCTGGGTTATGTTGAATTCACAAGTGGCTGTTATCGAAGATATCTATGCCGATCCCCGGATTCCGCATGATGCGTATCGCCCGACTTTCGTAAAAAGTTTGGTAATGGTGCCCATTCGCCGCAGCGCGCCGCTGGGAGCCATTGGCAATTATTGGGCACAACAACGCAAACCAACGGAACAGGAAGTGGCTTTATTGCAGGCTCTTGCTGACTCTGCATCCATGTCTTTTGAAAATGCGAATCTATATGCGCAATTACAGGAGAAACTGCGTTTTCCCGCAGATATTGAACCTACCCCGAATAACGGCAGCGAGATTAGACAATAA